The nucleotide window ACGAGGTTTATCTGTTGGGAATTTAATAATGTTGTCGCGAACAAATTGTTGAAAGCGTTGCGCGATGCCATTTAAACCTGAGTTGCTGTAACAGCCATAGAGCCAAGGTGTCTGATAAGTTGCCTCTGGTTCTAGAATCGATTCACCCGCTAGCAATAACTCTCCCGCTTGAACAAAGCGGCGGCCATCACTACGAACATCCGCGCGCATTTGGTGGTTACCGCTCCAACCCAAATGAAATCCCCACACCAAACCGTTTTGCTCTGAGAACCCTTGAGTGCCTGCAAACATGCCAGGGAAGTTTTCATGTGAAGTACGACCGCGACGGTTCTCTTGCATGAAGCCGCCGTGTTCAAAACGCTGACGTTGCGTTTGGAACTCATGACACCAACGGCCATGGAACGTCATAAGCTCGTTAGCATGATTCGGCAATGGCAGCGTTGAAGAAAGCTTGTTCAAGTAGTATTTATTGCTGCCTTTATTGGTGACGGTTACACGCTTTTGGACGACGTCAGATTCGAAATCCAGCTTAATCTCTACCTTAAGGTTCAGTTGAGCAACCTTGTCTTCAAGGAAAAAACACGCCTCTTGATCTTGAGCATCGTAACGAACGGTCTTAAAGACAGGAGCCCAATCACGCCCTTCTCTGTGACCTTCAATGCCTGGAGCGTTAAAGTGCCCACTGCCTAATTCAGGACAAAGAGAGAGAGGCACATCCACATCAAGTCGCGCTTGGGAAATCGGTCTCTCTGTCGAAAGCAGAAGATCTTCATCAATACTTGCGATCTTTGCCCCCCAATGCAAAACCTCTGGAACACGCCCTGATTTAATGATCAAACTATGGTTTTTACTCTTTAAGTGAATAAATTCGTTCATTACTAATCTCCATTGTTTTCGTAAACATAATATAGGAATGATAATGAACCCATCACGCCAGATTAGTATCCAAAACCCACAAAATCGTGATGTAAATTGGCTTTACCATTCGAAAAACTTGCACAAGATCGACTGTTTCCGGAAACATTTTTAATGTTTTAAAAGACATTTATTTGAGAGTGAGCAGAGTTTAGTTTGGTAAATTTCGGTAGGCTTATTTCACTCCAAAATATTCGATGAGCAGAGCGATGAGTATCACCTTCAAAGACGTAGCAAAACTGGCAGGGGTATCCACCCAGACGGTATCTCGAGTAACCAATGGCTCACAAGACGTCGCGGAATCCACCCGCAACAAGGTTAACGCCGCCATAAAGCAACTGGGATATGTACCCAATAAAGGTGCGCAAATGCTCAGTCGAGCCAAGTCCACCAGCGTTGGCTTAGTCACTCTCGATATGGCACTGCATGGCGCAGCAATGATCGCCAATGGCGTGCGAATGCAGGCTCATGATATGAGTTATGGCGTCGCTTTCTCTGTTGTTTCCGAGCCTAATCTCGCGAACACCCGTGAGGCCATTCGTGAATTGATGGCTCAACAGGTAGACAGCATTATTCTGAATGTGCCTTTAGAGAGTGCCGATGCAGAATGGTTAGTGGAACAATATCAGCACCTCAACCTTATCTTCATTGATGTTCCCTCTAACAGCCAAGTGAACTATGTTTGCGGTGATCATGCGGAAGGAGCAAAACTGGCAGCTCAACATCTACTTGAAAGCGGACGAACGGACTTCCTGCTGATCACTGGCCCGAATGAATCCAGTGCCTCAAAGATTCGTCATCAAAGTTGGTTAGCCGCGTTATCAGATGCAGAGAGTAAGGTGCAGTATCAATATCAAGGAAACTGGCAAGCAGAAAGTGGTTATCTTGGCGTTCGAGAAGCTGTCTCTAAACAAGCCGTATTTGATGCCGTGTTAGTGGCAAGTGATCAGATGGCACTGGGAGCTTTACGTGCACTGCAAGAACTGCAGATACCTGTCCCTGATAAGGTTGCGGTCGTCGGCTTTGATGGCATCGAGGACAGTGCGTTTTTTAATCCACCATTGACCACCATCAAACAAGACTTCACCACGATTGGTCGACAAGCTGTGGTACTTGCAGAGAAGCTCAACGCTAACTCACAAGATGCTTTACTGCAGCACCATATCGAAACTGCATTACTCCCAAGAGAAAGCAGCCAACCTAAGGTGACGGCTCACTATGAAAAACAAGAGATCGAGCAACTGCTGAAAAGAATTCAGACCCTTTTGCCAGAATCGACATAAAAGAAAAAGCGCTAGGGGGAGCTAGCGCTTTAAGACCAACTAAGTCCGTTTAGCCTGGTAGTTTTTTAAGCTATATCATGAGGATATAACCATTTTTTTACTTAGGTAAATCAAAAAGCCTATTCTTTACGACTGCTTTGAGTCGTAAATTAAGTATAGTCGGGTTGCGAAAAATGGAAGGAATTATTTCGGTTATTTTTGCTAAATCGAATAAAGCTAAAGTAGAAAACCAGCTCAAATGAACTAACCTTTAATCATGATAGGAAATCTTGATGAAGGGCTATATGGATTCAGAGACGACCACCGCCAAACCCGCTCCTCAAAAAGAACAATCAAACTTATTGTCGTCTTTACTTCATGAATTCAGAAGAAACAAACTGATTCTGTATTATGTTGCATTTACGACACCGTTAACGTTAGTTGTTAATTATTTCGTGCCTCATGAAGTTCGATACAACATATATACCTACTTAGAGATCTTAGCCACAGTCTGTTACGTCACCTTTATTTTATGGGCGACATACTACTACTGCCATTTATTGTTCAATCGAGAAAAAAGACCCACTAAACAATTCATCAATAAAATTAAAACTCTGTTGTTTCCAGTATCAAAGCCGCTCTACTTTATTTTATTAATGCTCGTCTTAAACATCTCATTCTCTAGCTATACCTTCTTAAAATCAGTCATTCCTTATCTCAATCCATATTTTTTAGATCTCGATTTTTACCATTTAGATAAATGGTTGCACTTTGGCATTTCACCTTGGGAAATTACCCACTTTTTTTTACCGAATTCAATAGCTTCACTCGCCATCAACATCTTGTACAACTTGTGGTTTTTTATCATGTGGGGAATGCTGCTTTATTTTGTCATTTACCGTAAAGATGACCAACTTCGCAACCAGTTTTTACTCACATTCTTAAGTTCATGGTTTATCATTGGGAACATAATGGCGACCCTTCTATCATCAGCAGGCCCTGTTTTTATTAGTCACTTCAATGACCAAGATTTGTATCTTCCCTTGATGCAAAGATTAAACATGCAGAGCGCAGAACTCACTGAACGTGGCTTTATGTCTTTGTGGGCACTCAGTACTCAAGATGCGCTTTGGGCAAGCTACGTTGGAGGTATTGGAGATATAGGGACAGGAATCTCAGCCATGCCCAGCATGCATGTAACCATATCCGTTCTGATTGCAATGACATCATTCAAATTAAATAAGAAACTCGGTTACATAGCGTGGATTTACGCCTTCTTTATTCAGGTTGGGTCGGTGCATTTGGCATGGCATTACGCTGTTGACGGTTATGTCGGCGCACTAATGGTTATTAC belongs to Vibrio splendidus and includes:
- a CDS encoding LacI family DNA-binding transcriptional regulator, which translates into the protein MSITFKDVAKLAGVSTQTVSRVTNGSQDVAESTRNKVNAAIKQLGYVPNKGAQMLSRAKSTSVGLVTLDMALHGAAMIANGVRMQAHDMSYGVAFSVVSEPNLANTREAIRELMAQQVDSIILNVPLESADAEWLVEQYQHLNLIFIDVPSNSQVNYVCGDHAEGAKLAAQHLLESGRTDFLLITGPNESSASKIRHQSWLAALSDAESKVQYQYQGNWQAESGYLGVREAVSKQAVFDAVLVASDQMALGALRALQELQIPVPDKVAVVGFDGIEDSAFFNPPLTTIKQDFTTIGRQAVVLAEKLNANSQDALLQHHIETALLPRESSQPKVTAHYEKQEIEQLLKRIQTLLPEST
- a CDS encoding phosphatase PAP2 family protein is translated as MKGYMDSETTTAKPAPQKEQSNLLSSLLHEFRRNKLILYYVAFTTPLTLVVNYFVPHEVRYNIYTYLEILATVCYVTFILWATYYYCHLLFNREKRPTKQFINKIKTLLFPVSKPLYFILLMLVLNISFSSYTFLKSVIPYLNPYFLDLDFYHLDKWLHFGISPWEITHFFLPNSIASLAINILYNLWFFIMWGMLLYFVIYRKDDQLRNQFLLTFLSSWFIIGNIMATLLSSAGPVFISHFNDQDLYLPLMQRLNMQSAELTERGFMSLWALSTQDALWASYVGGIGDIGTGISAMPSMHVTISVLIAMTSFKLNKKLGYIAWIYAFFIQVGSVHLAWHYAVDGYVGALMVITLWHLIGYMLRRSSPSIT